One Streptomyces umbrinus genomic window, GCCAGGGCTTCGGTTCGCACGGTGGCTCTCGGCATGTCGGCGGTAGTCCTGCTGATCGTGCTGCTTCCGAGCAGCCCGGCTGCTCAGCGCCTGATCGCAACTGTGGACCAGGGAGCAGCCTCTCAGGCGCTCGCTGTCAGTGCCGGAGGAACCTCGAACGCGAGGAAGGTGGCGTGGGAAAGGGTCATCAGATTCACGCTCGACGACCCGGCCCGGGTAATGATCGGTGTCGGCTTCGGACCTGATTTCCTGAAAGACGCGGATGCCGACGTGGCGCTGGGCTCGAAGACCTACCAGGGGGTACGTTCCCCCCACAACTACCTCGTGACCGTGTTCGCGCGGCTTGGTCTCCTCGGACTGATCATGATCGCCGCGCTTCTGGCCGCAGTCCTCGCCGCCGCAATCCGGGAGCTGCGGGCACGACATCAGCCGGACGAACTCACCTTCATGTGTGTGTTCATGGTGATGTCCTTGCTTGTCATCGCGATGCTGGGCGTTGTGTTGGAGTCCCCGTTCGGCGCAGTCCCCTTCTTCTGGGCCGGGGGAGTACTCCTGGCTCGCCGCCATCGGCGGCGGCGCTCTCCGGCGGGAACAGCTCACGTGGTCCCGTCAGTCCGATACCGAAGGCCGCGCCTCATCGAAGCCCCTCCGGAGAGCGCCGGATCCCTGGCGCTGGTGGCCGAGTCGGCTCCTGTCCTCTCCATGGAGCCGACTGCACGGGCTGTACATCAGCGGTGACCGGCCACAGGAAGTGACATCCATGAGCTCATCGACCAGTGAAAGCTCGGAGACCGAGGCCCCCGACATGTCCGCAGTCGGGTCCAGGTCCTATCTACAGGCCGTCCTGAGATCGTTTGCCGCTAAGGCTGTCGTGCTCGTTCTGGGGGGAGCCGCCACACTGCTGTCGGCGCGCAGTGTCGTCGACACTCTCGGTATTGCCGGCTATGCGCTCGTCGCCCTGGTCAGTACGCTGCCGAGCCTGCTCGCGGTCTCCGAGCTCGGTGTCGGAGCCGCCGTGATCGACGCATTTTCCAGTGGAGACCGCGAGCACATGCTCCGCACCATCACCGCGGGTGCCCGGACACTTCTGTGCGCAGGCTCTGCCATTGCCGTTTGCGGAGTTCTGACGGCTGTCTCGGGTGCGGCCGACGCACTGCTCGCCAGCACGTCCGGACCGGGCGCCGCCCCGTGCATCGCTGTCGTATCCGTGCTGTTCGGCTGCAGCCTGCCCCTTAGCCTGGGTGGATCAGTGCTCGGGGGCTTGGGCCGCTATCACTTCGCCGTGCTCCTGCAAGGAGCCGGCACGCTCATCGCGTTGACCGTCGTGCTGCTCGGTGCCGCATATGACGCGCCCCCGGCAGTCTTCGCCGCGTCGGTGCTCATCGGGCAGTGTGCCGCCGGAGCGGGCAGCCTGTTGCTGGCCGGCCGCATGCTGAGGATGCGCTTGCTCCGTGTCGTGCTTTTTCCGCTTCGTCGGTTCCCAGGCACCCGGATCATTCAACTGGCAGGACCTATGGCTGTGATCAAGGTGACCTCCGCCGTCGCCTATGGTGCGGATCGCCTTGTCCTCAGCAGCGTCGCGACCCCCGTCGCCGTGGCCGTCTATTCGGCGGGAGCCCAGCTCTACGCTCCTGCCTCCGCGCTCATTGCAGCGGCGGCGCTGCCGCTGTGGCGAATGTTCAGTAGGCATCGTCGTACCTCCCCGCAGGCACCGCGCCGCCAACTGCTGCAACTCACGGCGTATTTTACCGCGGGCGGCCTGGCGATCAGTGTCCTGCTGGTGACCGCTGGCCCGACTGTGGCGAGTTGGATGCTGCACGGCCGTGTGGCCGTCGGGCCTGGGCTGATGGCTGCCTTTTCCGCCTTGGTCCTCTCCCACGCGGTGAACTATCCCGTGGCGATGTGGCTCTCGGATCCGGCAGGGCTCCGCTTCCAGGCTGTGCGAGCCGTCCTCATGGCCGTCGTCAACCTGGCGGCGTCGGTTCCGCTGGCCCACTTTATGGGACCCACAGGACCTGTGTTCGCCTCCGCCGGTGCCCACTTTCTGTGTGTGACCGTCCCATGTCATCGGAGGGTCTTCACTCGGCGTGGCAGGGCAGCGTAGTGCTGTAAATCGGACACGCCGTCCCGATGCCTCGGCGGAGCCGTTGACGGTTTCCTCGGGCGTCCACACGGGTGTCCCGTGGGCGCGTGGAGTCAGGTGACCTTGAGGCCCAGCTTCGAGGCGACGCGGTCGCGAAAACCGCCTACCCGTCGGATGCTCGCCGCGGGGGCCGAAGCGAAGTAGGACCGGAGTGCTTGGTCGACCTCTGGCTGAGGGCAACCGATACGCGTGGCAAGTTGTGCCAAGGTCCCCTGAGGTTCGGTCAGTTCACGGACCACAGCCCTCGCGTCGATCCATCGGAGATGCCCACCCGCCTGGACGAGGTAGTGAATGACGTCCCGCAAGGGACGCTGGGCCAGTGACGCGCACTCCCAGTCGACGATGCCCAGCCCTTGGGGAGTTCTGAGGATGTTCCAGGGCGCCAAGTCGCCGTGCCTCAACGAGCGCTTGCCGTTGCCCGGTCTGCCGAGTGCCGCCGTGATGTCCAACAGCTCGTCGCGGGAGAGCAGTCCCGCCTGGCGGCAGTTCGACCAGGCCCGACTCATCACCACGAAGTGGTCCCCCATGAAGTCCGCGAAGAGGAGTTCGGGGACGTTGAACGGAAGCCCCATCGAGGGGAGTTTTGTGAGGACTTCCCCTTCGTTCTGGAGACGTTGGTCATC contains:
- a CDS encoding lipopolysaccharide biosynthesis protein, whose protein sequence is MSSSTSESSETEAPDMSAVGSRSYLQAVLRSFAAKAVVLVLGGAATLLSARSVVDTLGIAGYALVALVSTLPSLLAVSELGVGAAVIDAFSSGDREHMLRTITAGARTLLCAGSAIAVCGVLTAVSGAADALLASTSGPGAAPCIAVVSVLFGCSLPLSLGGSVLGGLGRYHFAVLLQGAGTLIALTVVLLGAAYDAPPAVFAASVLIGQCAAGAGSLLLAGRMLRMRLLRVVLFPLRRFPGTRIIQLAGPMAVIKVTSAVAYGADRLVLSSVATPVAVAVYSAGAQLYAPASALIAAAALPLWRMFSRHRRTSPQAPRRQLLQLTAYFTAGGLAISVLLVTAGPTVASWMLHGRVAVGPGLMAAFSALVLSHAVNYPVAMWLSDPAGLRFQAVRAVLMAVVNLAASVPLAHFMGPTGPVFASAGAHFLCVTVPCHRRVFTRRGRAA
- a CDS encoding phosphotransferase, with the translated sequence MTKVDVGQFTWQRGLLRAGPLGRRIELRSTGGRHGTAAARVIYRPLRPAGRAAAIFDQFMMRVKIGPKVDNPLAFADTFLHALPKDVDGMAFMHSSTPGRCIAALSASGRPRYVLKVGSRDDQRLQNEGEVLTKLPSMGLPFNVPELLFADFMGDHFVVMSRAWSNCRQAGLLSRDELLDITAALGRPGNGKRSLRHGDLAPWNILRTPQGLGIVDWECASLAQRPLRDVIHYLVQAGGHLRWIDARAVVRELTEPQGTLAQLATRIGCPQPEVDQALRSYFASAPAASIRRVGGFRDRVASKLGLKVT